A single region of the Candidatus Sungiibacteriota bacterium genome encodes:
- a CDS encoding lamin tail domain-containing protein: MKAGPRVSIILISIFIPLSVSGAGILINEIAWMGTLPKEGESAQAAANNEWVELHNPTDSALSLGGWKIVASDTMPDFLLSGSIPAGGYFLLERGSDEVVAGTPADIIYPFKNNALSNLGEHIFLKNSSGETVDEINASSGWPAGDNTTKDTMQRGGPSWITAKATPRAANQGSGMSEQPKQQSSSPSSTQISNIAPPPFRVYAGEDKNVIAGAIVDFPGYAEYLDGSELGNARFWWNFGDGATAEGRSLTHTFNTSGVYLVGLHVSSGTHAVSDYVRVNVIPNKVKILRVVEGEAGFIEFTNPDDFDLDIGAWIIDDGISQNFIIPSQTKISGRSTVAFSNRTTGLFHYGVSLVNLRYPNGIVAVTWAKAVTGQEPTISSRPEAVVVSPVESVGKNTGSDPASESAALVRSDRPASFAFLFAALGVGVLAAGAFIMIKSRIRGG; this comes from the coding sequence ATGAAGGCTGGACCACGGGTGTCAATTATTTTGATAAGTATTTTTATACCGCTTTCTGTTTCGGGAGCGGGTATTTTAATTAACGAAATTGCCTGGATGGGGACGCTTCCCAAAGAAGGCGAGTCCGCACAGGCCGCTGCCAATAACGAGTGGGTTGAGCTCCATAATCCTACCGACTCGGCACTGTCCCTAGGGGGTTGGAAAATTGTGGCTTCGGACACTATGCCTGATTTTTTGCTATCTGGTTCCATTCCGGCCGGAGGATATTTTTTGCTGGAGCGGGGCAGCGATGAGGTTGTAGCTGGCACTCCGGCCGATATTATATACCCCTTTAAAAATAATGCGCTTTCCAATCTTGGAGAGCACATATTTCTCAAAAATTCTAGCGGAGAAACTGTTGACGAAATAAACGCCTCTTCGGGTTGGCCGGCAGGCGATAACACGACTAAAGATACAATGCAAAGAGGCGGCCCATCATGGATTACGGCCAAAGCAACTCCTCGTGCTGCTAATCAAGGTTCGGGCATGTCGGAGCAACCTAAACAACAATCGTCGTCTCCATCAAGTACGCAGATATCGAATATTGCCCCGCCGCCCTTTAGAGTATATGCCGGAGAAGATAAAAATGTGATTGCCGGAGCAATTGTAGATTTTCCCGGCTATGCTGAATATCTGGATGGCAGTGAGTTGGGGAATGCAAGATTTTGGTGGAATTTTGGTGATGGCGCAACCGCCGAGGGCCGCTCGCTTACCCATACTTTCAATACTTCGGGGGTGTATCTTGTGGGTCTTCATGTTTCTTCAGGTACCCATGCGGTTTCTGATTACGTTAGGGTCAATGTCATCCCAAACAAAGTAAAGATTTTACGCGTTGTAGAGGGTGAGGCAGGATTTATTGAATTCACCAATCCGGATGACTTTGATCTTGATATTGGCGCCTGGATTATTGATGACGGTATCAGTCAGAATTTTATTATTCCTTCCCAAACAAAAATTAGCGGACGCTCAACCGTCGCGTTTTCCAATCGTACCACCGGCCTTTTCCACTATGGAGTTAGTTTGGTAAATCTTCGTTACCCCAACGGTATTGTTGCGGTGACATGGGCAAAAGCCGTTACTGGTCAGGAGCCCACAATTTCTTCTAGACCAGAAGCTGTTGTTGTTTCCCCAGTAGAGAGTGTGGGAAAAAATACGGGGTCTGACCCTGCTTCGGAAAGTGCGGCCCTCGTCCGGTCCGACCGCCCTGCCAGTTTTGCATTTTTGTTCGCAGCGCTGGGTGTGGGCGTTCTTGCGGCCGGGGCATTTATTATGATAAAAAGCCGGATTCGTGGCGGGTGA
- a CDS encoding methyltransferase domain-containing protein: MTSFEPRYYEMAREEGDWSSFPRSKVLEYLRANLKVGSSVLEVGCGTAEILSFLPSGVSYYGLERSDYAVRGAKEKWAGIFPDATFLVGEAENLPFSEARFDTVLLLFVIEHVFHPRQVLAECVRVLKRGGSLVILAPNLEFPFSRPSALRHRSAFWRIGFVALRMLDYFLRIFGIFTFRIVKENFTDATGRYEKKDDDLRYLASSYEVIRELESLGMRLEKFWEAGKLSGFRRFLRYFPKLHWYGVTLAAALVKS, from the coding sequence ATGACTTCTTTTGAACCCCGTTACTATGAGATGGCGCGGGAAGAAGGCGATTGGTCATCTTTTCCAAGATCTAAGGTGCTTGAATACTTGCGGGCCAATTTAAAAGTCGGATCTTCAGTTCTTGAAGTGGGGTGCGGTACGGCTGAAATTCTATCCTTTCTGCCTTCGGGCGTAAGCTATTATGGTTTGGAGCGTTCAGACTACGCAGTAAGGGGGGCTAAAGAAAAGTGGGCCGGCATTTTTCCGGATGCAACTTTTCTTGTTGGAGAGGCGGAGAATCTCCCTTTTTCAGAAGCACGCTTTGATACCGTGCTTTTATTGTTTGTGATTGAGCATGTCTTCCATCCTCGGCAGGTTTTGGCCGAGTGTGTACGGGTTTTAAAAAGAGGAGGAAGTCTCGTTATTCTTGCGCCTAACCTTGAGTTTCCTTTTTCGCGACCATCCGCCCTACGGCATAGATCCGCTTTCTGGCGGATCGGTTTTGTGGCCCTGCGCATGCTTGACTATTTTTTAAGAATTTTTGGAATTTTTACCTTCCGGATCGTAAAAGAAAATTTTACAGACGCCACCGGTCGTTATGAAAAAAAGGACGATGACCTGCGTTATCTTGCGTCTTCCTACGAGGTTATCCGGGAGCTGGAGAGTTTGGGCATGCGCCTTGAGAAATTTTGGGAGGCGGGGAAACTTTCAGGTTTTCGCCGTTTCCTGCGTTATTTCCCAAAACTGCACTGGTATGGCGTGACGCTCGCAGCGGCTTTGGTTAAAAGTTGA
- a CDS encoding peptidoglycan-binding protein — MLKKVILITILVFMPFLSFAASFDRDLYFGLKSDSGVTQLQEFLRDEGVYSGPVTGNFFLLTRAAVKKFQEREKIVPAVGYFGPKTRARANTVLAQKTAPVTKEAIIEQIQKLQAELKALQEKLAKEQVSTTTVPADTTPPSFVKKPQVFKKGFIDNSPLGVHYPYRVVFDWAVDETGVVDESVTCTPTIKVAKPAGRLTEYFPEPHTDYSCTVSVKDQAGNPVRADVSFTTPNWINLLTVFTNSFPEVEVDPYKLGDFTIYNGTTSDVLLANFETLIIDEMDSTPNRARKIYLILRDGTSSADKLISKTEFTFITEHPKIGSPHKSVLSLGFDVTVKQGEERKFSLWVEQFKYVKSGKLQIKTTKINTVTNISTVGGWDFLLTKEPPL, encoded by the coding sequence ATGCTAAAAAAGGTTATTTTGATTACTATATTGGTTTTTATGCCGTTTTTAAGTTTTGCGGCCTCTTTTGACCGTGACCTTTATTTTGGCTTAAAAAGTGATTCCGGGGTTACTCAACTTCAGGAGTTTTTGCGGGATGAGGGGGTTTATAGCGGTCCGGTTACCGGAAATTTCTTCTTGCTTACGCGAGCCGCTGTTAAAAAATTTCAGGAAAGAGAAAAAATTGTACCCGCGGTCGGATACTTTGGTCCTAAAACCAGGGCGCGGGCCAATACGGTTTTGGCCCAAAAAACAGCGCCCGTAACCAAAGAGGCGATTATTGAGCAAATACAAAAGCTGCAGGCAGAACTTAAGGCGCTTCAGGAAAAGCTGGCAAAAGAGCAGGTATCAACCACCACGGTTCCCGCCGATACTACCCCGCCTAGTTTCGTTAAAAAACCTCAAGTTTTCAAAAAGGGCTTTATAGACAATTCTCCGCTTGGCGTTCACTATCCCTATCGGGTGGTCTTTGATTGGGCAGTGGATGAGACGGGTGTGGTGGATGAGTCTGTAACCTGTACCCCCACCATAAAAGTAGCCAAGCCAGCCGGACGTCTCACCGAATACTTTCCGGAGCCGCATACTGACTATTCTTGTACGGTGAGCGTAAAAGATCAGGCGGGTAATCCGGTCAGGGCCGATGTCTCTTTTACTACCCCCAACTGGATAAATTTACTTACGGTATTTACTAATTCTTTTCCAGAGGTGGAAGTGGACCCGTATAAACTGGGTGACTTTACAATTTATAACGGGACAACCTCGGATGTGCTGTTGGCCAATTTTGAGACTCTAATTATAGACGAGATGGACTCAACCCCCAATCGCGCCCGCAAAATATATCTTATTTTACGGGATGGAACTTCCTCAGCCGATAAGTTAATTAGTAAAACCGAGTTTACTTTTATTACCGAGCATCCCAAAATCGGGAGTCCCCACAAATCCGTCCTATCACTGGGTTTTGATGTTACGGTAAAACAAGGAGAGGAGAGGAAGTTCAGTCTTTGGGTGGAACAGTTTAAATATGTAAAAAGCGGGAAGTTACAAATCAAAACCACGAAAATCAATACGGTCACCAACATAAGTACGGTTGGCGGCTGGGACTTCCTCTTGACCAAAGAGCCGCCGCTGTGA
- a CDS encoding glycosyltransferase family 39 protein yields MSTTTWGQKSILLALITFSLFFHLWQLGTLPLYDYDEAQYAIVVKDTIRGGDFWSLKRFGEDWIDKPPLLFWLTAGSVKVLGENEFAMRLPSALFGVAAVYGVYLLTRTLTNNFTVAVLSGFILLFSGIFPAAARQLRLDVPLSAAMIFGLWGFIRGWKNKNWYLLSAPQKTTGLPVDECGFLGRDSAPAGKPSGLTVKNGYHGLARWAPFWFFLGIGVMLRSFPALLLVPVILIFSAVYKEWRWLRDWYFWLGTIIFLIIILPWHLRESIKFGKDFWDVYLVRHVFERVAAPILGGSVTTRSYLKQLLLLNEPWFLAAIGGGLWIFWRRLGQLPERRLALASLFSALFIFITFAISRTKLIFYLIPLFPFEGMLVSSLGGVWYRSIRQSITGRYAVVAVFAALLLLGALSTYYQLFISNVPYSYPYAKEEKEIGLFIKKNDQGHALYSFDWSSFDTIYYYSGRKYIERVERESLKMGFRPPYFLIMPRPYLKNTAQPGLTIPFSGQYLVLLEAQADNSGVDK; encoded by the coding sequence GTGTCTACTACTACTTGGGGCCAAAAGAGTATACTTCTTGCCCTTATAACTTTTTCTCTTTTTTTTCACCTTTGGCAGCTTGGTACGTTGCCTCTTTATGATTATGACGAGGCGCAATATGCCATTGTAGTAAAGGATACCATCCGGGGGGGCGATTTCTGGTCTCTTAAAAGGTTTGGCGAGGATTGGATTGATAAGCCGCCGCTTCTTTTTTGGCTGACGGCCGGCAGCGTAAAGGTTCTCGGCGAGAATGAGTTTGCTATGCGTCTGCCTTCTGCCCTCTTTGGGGTTGCGGCAGTCTACGGCGTGTATCTTCTGACCCGTACGCTTACCAATAATTTTACAGTGGCTGTCCTGTCAGGGTTTATTCTGCTTTTTTCCGGAATTTTTCCCGCGGCCGCAAGGCAGCTGCGTCTTGACGTTCCGCTCTCGGCCGCTATGATTTTTGGACTCTGGGGATTTATACGGGGCTGGAAAAACAAGAATTGGTATCTTTTATCCGCGCCCCAGAAGACCACGGGTTTGCCCGTGGATGAATGCGGTTTTCTGGGGCGGGATTCCGCCCCAGCAGGCAAGCCATCAGGCTTGACCGTAAAGAATGGGTACCACGGGCTTGCCCGTTGGGCTCCATTTTGGTTCTTTCTTGGTATCGGAGTGATGCTGCGCAGTTTTCCGGCGCTGCTTTTAGTGCCGGTGATTTTGATATTTAGCGCAGTGTATAAAGAATGGCGCTGGCTTAGAGATTGGTACTTCTGGCTGGGGACTATAATTTTTTTAATCATTATCCTGCCCTGGCACCTGCGTGAGAGCATAAAGTTTGGCAAGGATTTTTGGGACGTGTATCTTGTGCGTCATGTCTTTGAACGTGTTGCCGCTCCGATACTGGGAGGATCGGTTACGACCCGGAGTTATTTAAAACAACTTTTGCTTTTGAACGAGCCCTGGTTTCTGGCGGCTATCGGTGGCGGCCTTTGGATTTTTTGGAGACGTTTGGGTCAGCTTCCGGAACGCCGGTTGGCGCTGGCCTCTCTCTTCTCCGCACTTTTTATTTTTATTACCTTTGCCATATCCCGCACCAAGCTCATTTTTTACCTTATTCCGTTGTTTCCTTTTGAAGGTATGTTAGTGTCCTCACTAGGGGGAGTTTGGTATCGGAGTATTCGTCAAAGTATCACCGGACGCTATGCCGTAGTTGCGGTTTTTGCGGCTCTTCTGCTTTTGGGGGCGCTAAGCACCTATTATCAGCTTTTTATTTCCAACGTTCCCTACTCTTATCCTTATGCGAAAGAGGAGAAAGAAATAGGCCTTTTTATAAAAAAGAATGATCAGGGGCATGCGCTTTACAGTTTTGATTGGAGCTCTTTTGATACTATCTATTATTATAGCGGCAGAAAATATATTGAGCGGGTGGAGCGCGAGAGTCTTAAAATGGGATTCAGGCCGCCGTATTTCTTGATTATGCCCCGTCCGTATCTTAAAAATACCGCACAGCCGGGCTTAACCATTCCTTTCTCCGGGCAGTATCTTGTACTTCTTGAGGCGCAGGCAGATAATAGTGGTGTTGATAAGTAG
- a CDS encoding peptidoglycan-binding protein has protein sequence MKRILAVLTIWFFLAVWLFPFAVWAADVSLESDVTLQLPDDGSQYTMRDTLLDSFNVNSTTFSFTMSSGGRVTLSSGDRKKFTHDAPTSITVTTTCTSSESTITIRDPNSQTTVTVTPSGTCSSGGGTGTGSGGGGGGGGGGGGGGGGGGAPSGPPTPTTETVSKVAQLKTQISELQTKIAQKLALTPGAPKFGAVPPAFGVFARDLAPGMRDDAVKQLQDLLSRDKSIYPEGLVTGYFGPATTAAVKRFQAKYGISQVGRVGPQTRKKLNELFGTAPAPEAVLAPAAPTAQSILEKIKEIQSKIEGLKKGQAVPAPAPSPAPVTPQSILEKIKEIQAKIEGLKKGQSTPVPAPAPAPAPAPAPTPQASAAQMKAIQDQIKAIQARLIQEQIKLIQEKINALKK, from the coding sequence ATGAAAAGAATCCTTGCGGTTCTTACAATATGGTTTTTCTTAGCGGTGTGGCTTTTTCCTTTTGCGGTTTGGGCAGCAGACGTTTCGCTGGAAAGCGACGTAACCTTACAGTTGCCAGACGATGGTTCGCAGTACACCATGCGCGATACCCTGCTTGATTCTTTTAATGTTAACTCCACGACCTTTTCCTTTACCATGTCTTCCGGTGGGCGGGTAACGCTCTCATCCGGCGATAGGAAGAAATTCACTCATGATGCGCCAACCTCTATAACCGTAACCACAACTTGTACTTCTAGCGAATCCACTATAACTATTCGGGATCCAAACAGCCAGACCACGGTAACAGTTACTCCGTCTGGTACCTGCAGTTCTGGTGGAGGAACAGGAACCGGCAGCGGCGGCGGAGGAGGAGGTGGAGGCGGCGGCGGAGGAGGTGGCGGAGGAGGCGGCGCTCCATCAGGCCCCCCAACTCCTACTACAGAAACCGTTTCTAAAGTCGCTCAACTCAAGACCCAGATTTCTGAACTCCAAACCAAGATTGCCCAGAAGCTTGCTCTGACTCCGGGTGCGCCCAAATTTGGGGCCGTGCCGCCGGCTTTTGGGGTTTTTGCCCGTGATCTTGCCCCGGGAATGCGGGATGATGCCGTAAAACAGCTTCAAGATCTCCTGTCGCGTGATAAAAGTATTTATCCGGAAGGACTGGTTACGGGTTATTTTGGTCCGGCAACTACAGCAGCGGTTAAGAGATTTCAGGCAAAATATGGGATTTCACAGGTGGGCCGCGTTGGTCCCCAAACGCGTAAAAAACTAAATGAACTGTTTGGAACTGCGCCGGCGCCGGAAGCTGTTTTAGCGCCAGCCGCTCCTACGGCCCAGTCAATTTTGGAAAAAATTAAAGAGATTCAGTCCAAAATTGAGGGGTTAAAAAAGGGACAAGCTGTTCCTGCACCAGCGCCATCTCCGGCTCCTGTGACACCACAATCCATTTTGGAAAAAATTAAAGAGATTCAGGCCAAAATTGAGGGTTTAAAAAAGGGTCAGTCAACTCCTGTGCCGGCCCCAGCGCCCGCACCTGCTCCGGCACCCGCACCAACCCCGCAAGCCAGCGCAGCTCAAATGAAAGCTATTCAGGATCAAATTAAAGCTATTCAAGCGCGTCTGATTCAGGAACAGATTAAGCTTATTCAGGAGAAAATAAACGCCTTGAAGAAATAA
- a CDS encoding peptidoglycan-binding protein has product MSIKFRVVTVLSTIAISGAAVLVPIAAVADHTTAHTIEQLSAQIAALQAQLLALSGAPAAPAAGAGAKCSFTRALTVGSRGDDVTCLQNYLTGTGHFTYSGGATGYFGGVTKAAVAAWQAANGVSPAVGYFGPISRAKYDSVVAAAPAVPAAPGAPAAPAVSVAVGSGLTVTSPAEQPVATLVPQSASRVPFVKMILTASADGDVTVKNVVVERRGLADDAAFDGILLLDEDGTQIGNSKTLTSEHKATLTDGLVVKAGTSKTVTIAVNSASSLTNQTGQVGRLTVLSIDAGTSKVNGTFPIDGNGMTFNNTLTIGSVTMTIGSLDPGAANTKNVGTVGYYAASVKASVGSAEDVDFRQIRFNQAGSAAKSDLKNVVVKAGDKEYPTELSSDGKYYIVKFTEPIKVIKGGNIDLSVKIDVVDGSGRTFDFDILKKADIVVQGRLYGYHIVVGGGSSGTAGAGAFSSNQEPFFNAYAGTIDKGSVLLSSSNKIASGNIPVEVSDIEIGALTFDVKGEPIQFTAIDLNFTFTGNGTSTDVTSVSLYDSKGGIVAGPKDPASGKVAWTDTWTAPVGANVYIVKAKLDSSFVADDTIRVGVNPSNTTAKGTITGLTISATPASTLVQANGQTVKPAALKVSVNDTPFAQNVVKGVNGYHFATYIFDAVASGEDVRVTSIQLRDTASANGVFDELNSCILYDGATQLNSGSDVVNPDDPSTGTTDDTTFTLTTNLVVPKGTIKKVDLKCNISSSATANSTHSWGTNAGASNIGSSGAKTGVSITESITTGTGSLMTIKSAGSFSVTKDGATPSAALVLSGKTDVPMLALKYSAVDEAVNITDVTLTFASTTASSSDFTKVSLWDGATKIGEAVWAGTAQFATSTLSAPFVVPKDGDKILTVKADVGTISVTASTTAGRILSINYDTNSSSTGTGVSSGARLGQASGPSVQGNGMQIMKSIPTIEKIAVPSTTLPQTAAVMYRFKVTADAAGPIALYKFTFLVSSSTVSATSSNFNVYGYTDSGFSVKAYDNNPLHSSNVDCAGSSNLDNDTNGCNVATTAVTSTASNTPAAPSTAGGGTGEVVWFFGPVANLASTTEAIVVPAGATRYFELRGDITNPGSGTGNSITVQLEGDAARPAHVANPSTTADQALGNTGCHDSGRGKLCTAATVALGIDSGNAAIHNDFVWSAMSTSTTISTATSTTDWTNGFLVPGLPSTNLSSNVFSN; this is encoded by the coding sequence ATGAGTATAAAATTTAGAGTGGTAACAGTGCTAAGCACTATTGCCATTTCCGGAGCAGCTGTTTTAGTGCCAATTGCCGCAGTGGCGGACCACACCACGGCCCACACCATTGAGCAATTATCAGCGCAAATTGCAGCTCTCCAAGCACAACTTCTTGCACTTTCCGGCGCGCCAGCAGCGCCAGCCGCAGGTGCGGGAGCAAAGTGTTCTTTCACCAGAGCCCTTACGGTGGGGTCCCGTGGTGATGATGTGACATGTCTACAGAACTATCTCACCGGTACTGGCCACTTCACCTATTCTGGCGGCGCGACCGGATACTTCGGTGGTGTAACTAAAGCGGCAGTAGCCGCATGGCAGGCAGCCAATGGCGTATCGCCTGCCGTAGGATACTTTGGTCCAATTTCACGAGCCAAATATGATTCTGTGGTAGCGGCAGCGCCTGCAGTTCCTGCAGCGCCCGGAGCTCCGGCAGCGCCAGCTGTTTCAGTAGCAGTTGGTTCCGGACTTACGGTAACTTCGCCGGCTGAACAACCAGTGGCAACATTGGTTCCGCAGTCTGCTTCACGCGTTCCTTTTGTCAAAATGATTCTTACGGCGAGCGCCGACGGCGACGTAACAGTGAAAAACGTTGTTGTTGAGCGCCGCGGACTTGCCGACGACGCAGCTTTTGACGGGATTCTCCTCCTTGATGAGGACGGAACGCAGATTGGGAACTCCAAGACCTTAACTTCGGAGCATAAAGCAACCCTTACGGATGGCTTGGTGGTTAAGGCAGGTACTTCCAAGACAGTTACTATTGCAGTAAACTCGGCTTCTTCCCTAACCAACCAAACCGGTCAGGTAGGACGGTTGACTGTTCTTTCCATAGACGCCGGTACTTCTAAAGTAAACGGCACGTTCCCCATTGACGGAAATGGAATGACCTTCAACAACACCCTGACTATTGGAAGCGTAACCATGACTATTGGTTCGCTTGATCCCGGTGCTGCCAACACCAAAAACGTAGGAACAGTTGGTTACTACGCGGCATCTGTTAAAGCATCGGTTGGTTCGGCAGAAGATGTTGACTTTAGGCAGATTCGCTTCAACCAAGCCGGATCTGCAGCCAAATCCGACCTTAAGAACGTAGTGGTAAAAGCCGGAGATAAAGAGTACCCAACAGAGCTTTCTTCTGACGGCAAATACTACATTGTCAAATTTACCGAACCCATAAAAGTTATTAAGGGAGGCAACATTGATTTATCTGTAAAAATTGATGTTGTTGACGGTTCGGGCAGAACCTTTGACTTTGACATTCTTAAGAAGGCAGACATTGTGGTACAAGGCAGACTTTACGGCTACCACATTGTGGTAGGCGGCGGATCATCCGGTACGGCTGGCGCGGGAGCATTCTCCTCTAATCAGGAGCCATTCTTCAACGCTTATGCCGGAACAATTGATAAAGGATCAGTGCTTCTCTCAAGCTCTAACAAGATTGCTTCCGGAAACATTCCGGTTGAGGTGTCTGACATTGAGATTGGCGCCCTTACTTTTGACGTAAAAGGCGAGCCCATTCAGTTCACGGCCATAGATTTAAACTTCACCTTTACCGGTAACGGAACATCAACTGATGTTACGAGCGTATCCCTGTATGATAGCAAGGGCGGAATTGTTGCTGGTCCTAAAGACCCAGCCAGTGGTAAGGTAGCTTGGACAGACACCTGGACCGCACCAGTAGGAGCCAATGTTTATATTGTAAAAGCCAAACTTGATTCCTCCTTTGTTGCGGATGACACTATTAGAGTCGGTGTTAACCCGTCCAACACCACTGCCAAAGGCACGATAACCGGGCTTACGATTAGCGCAACTCCGGCTAGCACCTTGGTGCAAGCCAATGGTCAGACCGTAAAGCCGGCGGCGCTGAAAGTTTCAGTGAACGACACGCCGTTTGCGCAAAACGTAGTAAAAGGAGTTAACGGATACCACTTCGCAACCTACATCTTTGATGCGGTAGCATCAGGTGAAGATGTACGGGTTACTTCCATCCAGTTGCGAGATACAGCATCAGCCAACGGTGTTTTTGATGAGTTGAATAGCTGTATTCTCTATGACGGCGCAACGCAATTGAACAGCGGATCCGACGTAGTTAACCCGGACGATCCTTCAACCGGAACCACTGATGACACCACCTTCACGCTTACCACCAACCTTGTTGTTCCCAAAGGAACCATTAAGAAAGTTGACCTTAAGTGCAACATTTCTTCCTCGGCAACGGCCAATAGCACCCATTCTTGGGGCACTAATGCCGGCGCATCCAACATTGGTTCTTCCGGAGCAAAGACAGGTGTAAGCATCACCGAGAGCATTACTACGGGAACCGGATCGCTTATGACCATTAAATCTGCCGGTTCTTTCAGCGTAACCAAGGATGGAGCCACTCCTTCCGCAGCGCTGGTTCTTTCAGGAAAGACCGATGTTCCTATGCTTGCCTTGAAGTACTCGGCGGTTGATGAAGCGGTAAATATTACGGATGTCACCCTTACTTTCGCCTCCACCACAGCATCCAGCTCTGACTTTACGAAAGTTTCGTTGTGGGACGGCGCCACTAAGATTGGTGAAGCGGTTTGGGCAGGAACTGCGCAGTTTGCAACCTCCACCCTTTCTGCTCCTTTCGTAGTGCCAAAAGATGGAGATAAGATACTTACTGTTAAGGCGGACGTAGGAACCATCAGCGTAACAGCATCTACCACTGCCGGTCGGATTCTCTCAATTAACTACGACACCAACAGTTCTTCAACCGGTACTGGTGTGTCGTCAGGCGCGAGATTGGGTCAGGCCAGCGGCCCCAGCGTTCAGGGAAATGGCATGCAGATCATGAAATCTATACCCACAATTGAGAAAATTGCCGTTCCTTCAACTACGCTTCCGCAAACCGCTGCCGTAATGTATCGCTTTAAGGTAACGGCAGATGCGGCAGGACCAATTGCGCTCTACAAATTCACCTTCTTGGTATCGTCTTCTACGGTTTCGGCAACATCTTCTAACTTCAACGTTTACGGCTACACTGACTCTGGATTCTCGGTTAAGGCGTATGACAATAACCCGCTTCATAGCTCCAATGTTGATTGTGCTGGTTCGTCTAACTTAGACAATGACACCAACGGTTGTAACGTAGCTACTACGGCTGTAACCTCAACTGCGTCCAACACACCGGCAGCTCCTTCAACCGCAGGTGGCGGTACTGGTGAAGTAGTATGGTTCTTTGGCCCGGTGGCTAATCTTGCCTCCACAACCGAAGCAATCGTTGTTCCTGCCGGAGCAACCCGATACTTTGAGCTTCGTGGAGACATTACTAACCCCGGATCCGGAACTGGTAACTCCATTACCGTACAACTTGAAGGTGATGCCGCTCGTCCTGCTCACGTAGCCAACCCCAGCACAACGGCTGACCAAGCGCTTGGTAATACAGGCTGTCACGATTCCGGGCGAGGTAAGCTTTGTACAGCAGCTACGGTTGCGCTTGGTATTGATTCGGGCAACGCAGCCATTCACAACGACTTTGTGTGGTCAGCGATGTCAACCTCTACCACGATTTCAACCGCAACCTCAACCACTGACTGGACTAACGGCTTCCTTGTACCAGGACTTCCATCTACCAACCTGTCTTCCAACGTCTTCTCAAACTAA
- the galU gene encoding UTP--glucose-1-phosphate uridylyltransferase GalU: MTDIKKVIIPVGGFGTRFLPATKAQPKEMLPIVDKPVIQYLVEEAVASGMKEVILITGRGKRAIEDHFDHASELESYLEAKGKSELARTVRKISSMAFFSFVRQKEPRGIGDAVLQARPLLGKEPVAIMSGDDIIDAKPPALKQLVRIFKKYRAPVVGVARVSDSEIHKYGVIAGKKIAPRTWRVTGTIEKPKPGTAPSNLAIFVKYIFTPEIFEYLAKVKPASNGEIYIPPALDKYIKDGGRFYAYEVKGEWYDCGDKLGYLRAVIDFGLKHSEVGKEFRRYLKTVR; the protein is encoded by the coding sequence ATGACCGATATAAAAAAGGTTATTATTCCGGTGGGCGGCTTTGGGACTAGATTTCTTCCCGCTACTAAAGCCCAACCCAAAGAAATGTTGCCTATTGTGGATAAGCCAGTGATCCAGTACCTTGTTGAAGAAGCAGTGGCTTCAGGCATGAAAGAGGTTATTTTAATTACCGGGCGCGGTAAACGCGCGATTGAGGATCACTTTGACCATGCGTCAGAGCTTGAATCATATCTTGAGGCAAAGGGCAAATCAGAGCTTGCCCGGACCGTTAGAAAAATATCCTCAATGGCCTTTTTTTCTTTTGTGCGCCAAAAAGAGCCACGCGGTATTGGGGATGCGGTTTTACAGGCGCGTCCTCTTCTGGGTAAAGAGCCGGTCGCGATTATGTCAGGGGATGATATTATTGATGCCAAGCCCCCTGCCTTAAAACAACTAGTACGTATTTTTAAAAAATATCGGGCGCCGGTAGTCGGAGTAGCCAGAGTATCTGACAGCGAAATACATAAATACGGAGTTATCGCAGGAAAAAAGATAGCGCCCCGTACTTGGCGGGTTACCGGCACCATTGAGAAGCCAAAACCGGGCACAGCGCCCTCAAACCTCGCCATATTTGTTAAATATATTTTTACCCCCGAGATTTTTGAGTACCTAGCCAAGGTTAAACCAGCCTCAAATGGAGAAATCTACATCCCACCAGCCCTTGATAAATATATAAAGGATGGTGGCCGTTTTTACGCCTACGAGGTAAAAGGGGAGTGGTATGATTGCGGCGATAAGCTTGGTTATCTACGGGCAGTAATAGATTTTGGGCTTAAACACTCCGAAGTTGGCAAAGAGTTTAGGAGGTATTTAAAGACTGTCAGATAA